A single Tachypleus tridentatus isolate NWPU-2018 chromosome 9, ASM421037v1, whole genome shotgun sequence DNA region contains:
- the LOC143226160 gene encoding chorion peroxidase-like, with translation MLWGQFMDHDSALAPFNSAPEEEVILADGGEGVDCCDSETRNDTRCLPIEILQNDEFFSRFNERCMNFRRSAGCPK, from the exons ATGTTGTGGGGTCAATTTATGGACCACGACAGTGCCCTCGCTCCTTTTAACAGCGCCCCAGAAGAAGAAGTGATACTTGCAG ATGGAGGTGAAGGTGTGGACTGCTGCGATTCAGAGACTAGAAATGACACACGATGTCTTCCGATCGAAATTCTTCAAAATGATGAATTCTTTAGTCGATTTAATGAAAGATGTATGAATTTTCGAAGATCTGCTGGCTGTCCAAAATGA